A region of Toxorhynchites rutilus septentrionalis strain SRP chromosome 1, ASM2978413v1, whole genome shotgun sequence DNA encodes the following proteins:
- the LOC129762634 gene encoding RWD domain-containing protein 1 yields the protein MERNHREDQCNEIEALDSIYCGELELLATEPLHRFKLPIATTEYDTEVETDGLSCKLIFSYTETYPDTAPLVEIEDPENFRDGYEEGLLEHIQQTIQENLGIEMIFSLVSSAQEWLNCKYDELKSEAENEKLEAKRRVDEEERKKFEGTRVSVESFMVWKTKFELEMGITEKREKIHGEVRKLTGKELFLQDNTLNESDLKFLMDAGEPIENVRIDESLFQNIEDLELDSDEDDDDEDYVPDEK from the exons ATGGAGCGTAATCACCGTGAGGATCAGTGTAATGAAATCGAAGCACTAGATTCGATCTACTGTGGTGAGCTGGAGTTGCTAGCAACCGAGCCACTGCATCGGTTCAAGCTGCCAATCGCAACCACTGAGTACGATACGGAAGTGGAGACTGATGGACTATCCTGCAAGCTTATCTTCAGTTACACCGAAACGTATCCGGACACAGCCCCGTTAGTGGAAATAGAGGATCCCGAAAACTTCCGCGATGGCTACGAAGAGGGATTACTTGAGCACATTCAACAAACG ATCCAAGAAAATCTAGGCATCGAGATGATTTTCTCATTGGTAAGTTCAGCCCAAGAGTGGTTGAACTGTAAATACGACGAGCTGAAGAGCGAGGCGGAAAACGAAAAACTTGAAGCCAAACGGCGTGTGGATGAAGAAGAGAGGAAAAAGTTCGAAGGAACCCGCGTTTCGGTGGAATCGTTTATGGTGTGGAAAACCAAATTCGAGCTGGAGATGGGAATCACAGAAAAACGAGAGAAGATACATGGGGAAGTTCGGAAGCTCACCGGCAAAGAGTTGTTCCTACAGGATAACACACTGAACGAGTCGGATTTGAAATTCCTGATGGACGCTGGCGAACCAATCGAGAACGTTCGGATTGACGAATCGCTCTTCCAAAACATCGAAGATCTTGAGTTGGACTCGGATGaagacgatgatgatgaggactATGTGCCGGATGAGAAGTGA
- the LOC129762633 gene encoding cysteine and histidine-rich domain-containing protein morgana, giving the protein MVKVNCYNRGCGQKFDPEDNKDDSCLHHPGVPFFHDAYKGWSCCNKKSVDFTQFMDIKGCTRSKHSEVKPPEPEKPPKQENEEERPVAKIPEPVKRDALVRPPWESPLTFLEPIVAPAVKKQIDELPATAVATKKNTIDPSQIPLGTVCKHVGCNYVYEANQNDDKACVFHPGVPIFHEGIKYWSCCQKKTSDFTAFMNIVGCETGSHKWISEDDESKAIKCRLDWHQTATQVVVTVFAKMYHYQKSTVQLNPIRLAICLVFPQQDNQEYKTDIELRGVVDVSKSKVQMFGTKVEITMIKAEPGTWSKLDFPRESKPNAEQIQKQLEEEKRKEEDDDSDVDLDDIQPACSTATLKEIK; this is encoded by the exons ATGGTAAAGGTGAATTGTTACAATCGAGGCTGTGGCCAGAAATTTGACCCCGAAGATAATAAAGATG ATTCGTGTTTGCATCATCCGGGTGTTCCGTTCTTTCATGACGCATACAAAGGATGGTCATGCTGTAACAAAAAGAGCGTTGACTTCACGCAGTTTATGGATATAAAAGGATGCACCAGAAGCAAGCACTCCGAAGTAAAACCTCCAGAGCCGGAAAAGCCACCGAAACAGGAAAACGAAGAGGAAAGACCAGTGGCAAAAATTCCAGAACCAGTAAAACGGGATGCGCTCGTCCGGCCACCATGGGAGAGTCCGCTCACATTTTTAGAGCCCATTGTTGCACCAGCCGTTAAGAAACAAATAGACGAACTTCCAGCCACTGCGGTGGCGACGAAGAAAAATACTATTGATCCGTCGCAAATCCCTCTCGGAACAGTGTGTAAGCATGTGGGCTGCAACTATGTCTATGAGGCAAATCAAAACGACGACAAAGCCTGCGTGTTTCATCCTGGCGTACCCATTTTTCACGAGGGAATCAAGTATTGGTCCTGTTGCCAGAAAAAAACCTCCGATTTTACCGCATTCATGAATATTGTTGGATGCGAGACGGGAAGTCACAAGTGGATAAGCGAAGATGACGAATCGAAAGCTATCAAATGTCGTCTAGATTGGCATCAGACCGCTACGCAGGTAGTGGTTACGGTATTCGCAAAAATGTACCATTACCAGAAGAGTACCGTTCAGTTGAATCCGATTCGGCTCGCCATTTGCCTAGTGTTTCCACAGCAGGATAATCAAGAGTATAAAACTGATATAGAACTAAGAGGG GTAGTTGATGTGAGCAAGTCCAAGGTGCAAATGTTTGGTACAAAGGTGGAGATCACCATGATTAAAGCGGAACCCGGAACATGGTCGAAGCTAGATTTTCCACGGGAGAGTAAACCCAATGCAGAGCAAATTCAGAAGCAGTTGGAAGAGGAAAAGCGAAAAGAAGAGGATGATGATTCAGACGTGGATCTAGACGACATCCAGCCGGCGTGTAGTACAGCTACACTCAAGGAAATCAAATGA